A single region of the Arthrobacter sp. V1I7 genome encodes:
- a CDS encoding heavy-metal-associated domain-containing protein produces MSTVSTTVSVSGMTCGHCVSSVSEELEALAGVEQVDVDLNAGGVSTVTITSIGALSAAEIGEAVAEAGYLVVANEA; encoded by the coding sequence ATGAGTACCGTTTCCACCACCGTCAGCGTTTCCGGGATGACCTGCGGCCACTGCGTGTCCTCCGTCAGCGAAGAGCTGGAGGCGCTGGCCGGCGTCGAACAGGTCGACGTCGACCTCAACGCCGGCGGCGTCTCCACCGTCACCATCACCTCCATCGGGGCTTTGTCCGCTGCCGAAATCGGCGAGGCGGTTGCCGAGGCGGGCTACCTTGTGGTGGCCAACGAAGCCTGA
- a CDS encoding metal-sensitive transcriptional regulator translates to MNDSELPVMAPAEAPHAQHGYTSNKEAYLRRLKRIEGQVRGIARMVDEDKYCIDILTQVAAVTKALHAVSLGLVEEHIGHCVVGAASEPDPDLRAEAIDVKVREAADAIGRLLR, encoded by the coding sequence ATGAACGATTCTGAGCTCCCGGTCATGGCTCCCGCCGAGGCGCCACACGCCCAACACGGCTATACCTCCAACAAGGAGGCCTACCTGCGGCGGCTGAAGCGGATCGAAGGCCAGGTCCGCGGAATCGCCCGCATGGTCGACGAGGACAAGTACTGCATCGATATCCTCACGCAGGTCGCCGCCGTCACCAAGGCACTGCACGCGGTCAGCCTGGGGCTGGTGGAAGAGCACATCGGCCACTGTGTCGTCGGGGCGGCGTCCGAGCCTGACCCGGATCTCCGGGCCGAAGCCATCGACGTCAAGGTCAGGGAAGCCGCCGATGCCATCGGACGCCTGCTCCGGTAG